CTGGAGCCTGGGACATCCTGGTGGTGACAGACCTAGAAAAGGGCCACTGCAGGGAAAGAAGTGTTCTGATATTACTGAGAATCTGCTAAGCGCCAGGGGGTGTGTTTCGCATACCTTACATCACAGTAGCCCTACAAGGTAAGCATCACTTCCCCACAATACagatgaggctcagaaaggttgagaaaattgtccaaggtcacacagttgctAAGTTACATCAAAGTCCATTTTCTCTTTGGGAAGAGGTCTTTAGTAGGTGGATTGGAAAGGATTGAAACAGTGTGCTaaaaagcagagaaagaaaaaaaaaaagggaaaatcctATAAAGGCAAGCTATCCAGTGGTTTTTGACTCTCAGCCAAAACCATTTACTTCTGAACATCCTTTTGTGGACTCACGGTGCAAAGTCATCACTCCATGATCAGAGGCAGGAAAGCTCAGTGGTTTCAGGAATGGGCTTGAGAGTAATACATGCCTGGGTTTGAGCTATAGCTCTTAGTCTCAtgagctgtgtgtccttgggcaagtcttATAACTACTCTGAAGCTTTGTGTCATCACCTCTACAGTGAGGAACAATAATGGCACCTCCTCACAGGTCTTTAATGCTAAGTTCAATGCCTAGCCCACGGGAAGTGCTTAGGAAGCATTAGCGTGAATAGCATGGTAAGATCTCCACACACTGAACTTGTTCTTCACCACACTCATTGCCAAAGTCATTAAATTAATGATTTGTGCACTCACTTGGTTATAACCAGCACCTGTTATGTGACTATAGATTACACAAAGCAGAAAGGACCTAAATCTCCCTTGCTCCCCATCGTGTCCCCAGGGCATGGTACACCAGAAGTGTCGATAAGCATTTGTCAAGTGGTTGAAGAAATGTAACCACTGCCTTGTCTTTGTTGTCCAGACCTCACTGCCTTTAACAGTCAAATAAACCCAGAAACAATTTTCCTTGACCCATAGGAGAGGCCAAGATGGAAATAACAACCACCCCAGAGGCCTATGACATGACCACAGAATACGACTATGGAGGTTCAACCCCGTGTCAGAAAAGGGAGGTGAGGGCCTTTGGGGCCCAACTGCTTCCCCCTTTGTACTCCTTGGTGTTTGTCATTGGCCTGGTCGGCAACATCCTGGTGGTCTTGGTCCTCATGCAATACAAGAGGCTCAGAAGCATGACCAGCATCTACCTCCTCAACCTGGCCATTTCTGATCTGCTCTTCCTTTTCACGCTGCCCTTCTGGATTGACTATAAACTGAAGGATAACTGGGTTTTTGGTGATGTCATGTGCAAATTCCTCTCAGGGTTTTATTACACAGGCTTGTACAGCGAGATCTTTTTCATCATCCTGCTGACATTCGACAGGTACCTGGCCATCGTCCACGCTGTGTTTGCCCTGCGGGCCCGGACCATCACCTTTGGTATCATAAGCAGCATTGTCTCCTGGGCCCTGGCCATCTTGGCATCCATCCCAGGCTGGCAATTTTCCAAGACCCAATGGGAGGTCAGTCATTACACCTGTAGCCTTTTCTTCCCTTATGAAAGCCTAAAAATGTGGAAACAGTTCCAGGCTCTGAAACTGAACATCTTGGGGCTGGTCTTGCCTCTGTTGGTCATGATTGTCTGCTACACAGGGATTATAAAGATTCTGCTCAGACGACCAAATGAGAAGAAGGCCAAAGCTGTCCGTCTGATTTTTGTCATCATGAtcatcttctttctcttctggaCCCCCTACAATCTGGCTGTGTTAGTCTCTGCTTTCCAGGACTCTCTTTTCTCCAATGAGTGTGAACAGAGCAAACAGCTGGACCTGGCCATACAAGTGACAGAGGTGATTGCCTTCACGCACTGCTGCCTCAATCCCATCATCTACGTCTTCATTGGGGAGAGGTTCCGGAAGTACCTCCGCCAGTTGTTCCACAGGCTCATTGAGGTGCATCTGGCTAAATGGCTTCCCTTCCTTGCCACGGAGAGATTGGAGAGGGCCAGCTCTGTGTCTCCCTCCACAGGGGAGCATGAGCTTTCTATGGGGTTCTGACTCAGCCCCCTGGAGGTGACCCAGCAAGAGTGGTCTGCAGCCACGCCAGCTGGGAAAGGAGGCAACATTGCTCTCGCAGCCAAGTATCTGACCCCTGATACCAGCATGGATTTGCAGCCTCTTGGGATTGAGAGGGAGCTTCAATGTTATCTAGACTAAATCACCTCTGGGGCTTGGTTGGGTCTTTTCCATGAACTTTTCCCAAGTAGAAGGGAGATGAATAAGCAAGATGAGACATGCCAGAAGACTAGGACAAAGAGTGTGAGCCAAGGGCTAGGGACCAAATAAGATTTCAGATCTGTACACATTAACATTTCTCAACAAAGCCTATGCAACACTCCCTCAGCCCCACCCCAGTGAACTTGAAAACAGTGACTTCCACTGTTGACTCCACTCTGAGTCCCAGAGCCAATCTGTAGCCAGCAGTAGCCCCTTACCCATCCACCCAAACCCCCCAACCTCTGCCCCCACTGCAGGGTTTAggctcttggaaactctggggaaTATAGAAGTCATGACAGAAGAACTTGGAACCTAATGGAAAATAAGACTGGAGAACTCTTGTTGGAAGTGGAACTAAGATTAAAGCACTTAGAATTTTTATAGTCGCTACAACCAAACTATTCATGCAGTGGGCTAAACACGAACCACAAACATATAACATGTTGTGCTTCTCGAAATAACCATAGAAGGGAGGGACTCATCATTTCCAATTaccattttttctttctgaatattTTTCCAGAATCTCCCTTCCTTGTAAGATGGATGATGGCATTAGGGTAGAATTTAGTAACAGGCAAATAGAGGCACGGTTGctgttcttctggtttcagggatCAGAGTTTGGCTTCCACACTGGAGCCACCAGCAGGTCAACAGCCTGTGGTGTAACCTGAAAGGGGCTGGGAAGAAGGAACATGTCTAGAAGGAAGATAACTACCCTTGCAGGCAGGTGGAGTGGAGGCTCTCTGTCTTGATGTAAGAAGCTGAGATGGTCTTTAATTCAAACTAGCTTGAAgaactaaaaacccattgccatctagtcagttctggaATGTCCTCAATGCTTCATCTCTCACAAAGGATCTCCTATTTATCGtgtcttcatttccttttccctCAGATATATActtctttaaaaatctttttccTAATAGCAAAAATTGTTTCTAAAAAAGCTTgaaaacacaaaaggaaacaaacaaacagcaaaatCACCCAGAATTCTGCTAGCCAAAGACAACCACTACACACTTTGGGATGTGTTTTCTTCTcgtttatatttttctccatgaATATTTATGATTATAATAAAGATGGACTCCAACTGTACTCACTGTTCTGGTGTTGTTTTTAATTAGAATGTTAATATTTCAGTGCTCTTCCTTCCAGGATTGTTTTCCAAATGCACACACGTATATAATCACTCCTAAAGTCTGacgcatagtaaaaaaaaaaaaaaaagcacctggtAAATGCTGGTTGAATGAATAACATCCTGAGGCTCTGATTTtgttatctataaaatgaggaataGACCAGTACCTGCCTCATGGGGCTgtcctgaggattaaatgaaattaagCAAGGAAAGggagcatcatggattgaattatgtccccccagaaatgtgtgtattaacttggttaggccatgactcccagcaggctgtggttgtcctccattttgtgattgtaattttatgttagagaggattagggtgggattgcaacacccttaccaggtcacattcctgatccaatgtaaagggagtttccctggggtgtggcgtgCACCACCTcttatccctcaagagataaaaggaaagggaagctagcagagagttggggacctcataccaccaagaaaacagtgccaggagagagcgagtcctttggacctgaagttcctgcgctgagatgcttccagaccaagggaagactgatgcacccagagccaacagagagagaaagccattgcCTGGAGTTCacgccctgaaattggacttctagcctgctggactgtaagaaaataaacttctctttgtaaaagcTATCCAcgtctggtatttctgttatagtagcactagacgactaagacagggggccatctgtcttagttatctagtgctgctgaaacagaaataccacaggtggatggttttaacagac
The window above is part of the Loxodonta africana isolate mLoxAfr1 chromosome 22, mLoxAfr1.hap2, whole genome shotgun sequence genome. Proteins encoded here:
- the CCR1 gene encoding C-C chemokine receptor type 1, which encodes MEITTTPEAYDMTTEYDYGGSTPCQKREVRAFGAQLLPPLYSLVFVIGLVGNILVVLVLMQYKRLRSMTSIYLLNLAISDLLFLFTLPFWIDYKLKDNWVFGDVMCKFLSGFYYTGLYSEIFFIILLTFDRYLAIVHAVFALRARTITFGIISSIVSWALAILASIPGWQFSKTQWEVSHYTCSLFFPYESLKMWKQFQALKLNILGLVLPLLVMIVCYTGIIKILLRRPNEKKAKAVRLIFVIMIIFFLFWTPYNLAVLVSAFQDSLFSNECEQSKQLDLAIQVTEVIAFTHCCLNPIIYVFIGERFRKYLRQLFHRLIEVHLAKWLPFLATERLERASSVSPSTGEHELSMGF